A segment of the Staphylococcus ratti genome:
CCACTAACGATTATTATCGTTATTTTAGCCTCTGGTAGTTTAGGCGGCTTTGGCCTCATTTTAGTGGCTGTTCCTTTATATGCTGTACTCAAAACAATTGTGCGTAATGTCTTTAAATACCGCCATCAAATTATGCTAAAAGCCCGTAGTGACGTAGAAAAACACGAACTTTTATAATGCGTCATTCATCTGCATAATCATATTTGAAACCATAAAAGGTTCTCAAACACTTTGAATGTTTGAGAACCTTTTTTATGTTTGTTTATTGTTGTCCGAATTAAAAATTTTAACGAATGGCATGATAGCCTGCGTCAACATGAATATTTTCGCCAGTGACACCACTTGAGAAATCACTTAATAAATATGCCGCTGTTTTACCAACTTCTTCTTGGTTCACATTACGTTGTAACGGTGCACGTTGCTCAATCTCTTTTAAGATTGATGTAAAATTACCTACACCACGTGAGCTTAATGTTTTAATAGGTCCCGCAGAAATACAATTGACACGAATATTATCTTGTCCTAAATCAGCAGCAAGATATTTCACGCTCGCTTCTAAACTTGCTTTAGCAATACCCATTACATTGTAATTTGGTACTGCAAATTCTCCTCCAATATATGAAGATGTTACGATACTTCCACCGTCATTCATAATTTTACGCGCTTCTCGAGCTACGATTGTTAAAGAATATGAACTAATATCTTGTGCTAATAAGAAACCGTCACGTGATGTTTCTGAATAACGGCCACGAAGTTCTTCCACACGTGCAAAAGCAATAGAGTGGAACACGCCATCAATTTTTCCAACCTCTTGTCCGATGCGTTCGAAACCTTTTTCAACGTCTTCATCACTTTGAACATCAATTTGATAAACATGTTTTTCTTTTTGATTCAACTGGTCAATTAATTTATCCAATTCATTAAAACTGCGCTCTTTTCTGTACGTAAAAACGAGCTTTGCCCCAAGTTCATCTAAAACCTTTGCGACACCAAATCCAATACTTCTTTTATTTGCGATGCCCATAATAACATACGTTTTACCTTCTAAATTCATCACTGTCAATTGCTCCTTTAAATTAAAATTTGCAGTAGTCACATTAATTTTAACATCTGGTCTTAATTTTTAAAAATTAAATCCCTTTTATCTTCAAAAAACAAGAGGCTAAGATTTCACCAATCATGCTTTGAAAACCGATACACGATACTCCAAAAGCAAGACTTTGTCTTAACCTCTTGTTTTAACTTACTTAAACATTTCAAGTTCCATTTTTAATTGATCTACATATTCTTTAGAACCTGTCACAATAAGTCGATCACCATATTGCAATTTCGTATCTCCATGCGGAACAATCGATTCATTATTTCGAATAATACGCACAAAAATGATATCACCATCAAATGGGAAATGGCGTAACTGCGTCTGATCAAAGGCGTAATTAAACATACCAATTTCGTAAATAGATGTCTCAACGTTACTTAATAAGTTAAGCATGTTTGGCGTTTCAATCATACCTTTAAGTAAAATTTGATTACTTTGGAAATTACTAAAGATTTCTATGCCTTGATGTTTGAGTGCATGTTCTTCGTCATTCGTTTCTAATCGACAAATGACGCGTTCAACACCAAATGATTTTGCCATTAATGCGACTTTACGGTTAATTTCGTCATCATTTGTAGAACATACTACAATATCACTTGTAAATAACCCTAAACGCTCTAATATTTTCGATTCATAATCAGCAACTTCCACCATTGTAATATCGTCAGATAAAACGCGATGATCTGTTAAATCTTTTCTATAAAATAGTGTCACTTGATAAAGTTGCGATTGTAAACTTTGTGCAATCGGAATAGATAACTGGTTTTTTCCAATCATGGCAACTTTAATTGAACGTTGCATTTCATCAGGTAGCGGAAACATCTTTTTGAAAACGATAGGCACAAATACACATGTAATAACGGCACTTAAAATCAAAATGCCTGATGTATCTGCACTAATAGTGCCTAAACGTTCCGCAATTTTTGCCGCAGCGATCACTAAAGATAA
Coding sequences within it:
- the fabI gene encoding enoyl-ACP reductase FabI; translation: MMNLEGKTYVIMGIANKRSIGFGVAKVLDELGAKLVFTYRKERSFNELDKLIDQLNQKEKHVYQIDVQSDEDVEKGFERIGQEVGKIDGVFHSIAFARVEELRGRYSETSRDGFLLAQDISSYSLTIVAREARKIMNDGGSIVTSSYIGGEFAVPNYNVMGIAKASLEASVKYLAADLGQDNIRVNCISAGPIKTLSSRGVGNFTSILKEIEQRAPLQRNVNQEEVGKTAAYLLSDFSSGVTGENIHVDAGYHAIR